Proteins encoded in a region of the Sterolibacterium denitrificans genome:
- a CDS encoding decaprenyl-phosphate phosphoribosyltransferase has protein sequence MSQAKQVKQIVRLLRPHQWLKNGFVLIGVLFGHAWNDASLLIQAAYAFGAFSLLASGVYVMNDLIDREQDRLHPVKCRRPLASGALSVSTAGMLMAVCFAAGFALVFLSETRAAWVFVGYVVLNVAYTLGLKHVVVLDVFLIAAGFMLRILAGTTGIGIEPSYWLLLCSLMLTLFLGFAKRQAEFMALDAGDAAAHRRVLENYTPAMLDQFMMIAGAATIISYSLYTVSHETVTLHETTKLIYTVPLVIYGMFRYLFLLHGRGGGGDPARLLLTDPHLLATGVGWVLLVMAVLQRWL, from the coding sequence ATGTCACAAGCAAAACAGGTAAAGCAGATCGTCCGTTTGCTGCGGCCGCATCAGTGGCTGAAAAACGGTTTTGTCCTGATCGGCGTACTGTTTGGCCACGCCTGGAATGATGCGTCCCTGCTCATCCAGGCGGCCTATGCCTTTGGTGCATTCTCCTTGCTGGCTTCAGGCGTGTATGTGATGAACGACCTGATCGACCGTGAGCAGGATCGCCTGCATCCGGTCAAGTGCCGGCGTCCGCTGGCCAGCGGCGCGCTGTCGGTTTCGACGGCAGGGATGCTGATGGCGGTGTGCTTTGCGGCCGGCTTCGCTCTGGTGTTTCTCAGCGAAACTCGGGCAGCCTGGGTGTTCGTCGGTTATGTCGTGCTGAATGTAGCCTATACGCTGGGCCTCAAACACGTCGTCGTGCTCGATGTTTTCCTCATCGCCGCCGGCTTCATGTTGCGCATCCTTGCCGGCACCACGGGTATCGGCATCGAGCCCTCTTACTGGCTGCTGCTGTGCAGCCTGATGCTGACCCTGTTTCTCGGTTTTGCCAAGCGCCAGGCAGAGTTCATGGCGCTGGATGCCGGCGATGCCGCCGCGCATCGGCGGGTACTTGAGAATTACACGCCCGCCATGCTGGATCAGTTCATGATGATTGCCGGTGCGGCCACCATCATTTCCTACAGTCTTTATACGGTAAGCCACGAGACCGTTACCCTGCACGAGACGACCAAGTTGATCTATACCGTGCCCTTGGTCATCTACGGCATGTTCCGCTACCTTTTCCTGCTGCATGGACGAGGCGGCGGGGGCGATCCGGCGCGCCTGCTCCTGACCGATCCGCATTTGCTGGCGACAGGCGTTGGCTGGGTGCTGCTGGTCATGGCGGTTTTGCAGCGCTGGCTATAA
- a CDS encoding ArnT family glycosyltransferase, translating into MTYKRFLLILGLTLLFRFWLAVALPITGDEAYFIWWGKIPDWGFYDHPPMIGWWLAALLQVSDAAWWLRLPATLLPVAMAFAVARHFRAQGENVAWGTATLILLAPLHFWNVIVTTDTALVFFSFFSALAFLRAARDDDWRYYLLAGVLLAGAVLSKYFVALLGFAYLLHALIRPNSRKWRGLLLCYAMVVPALLLMVWWNAGHCWPNYMFNFVNRHENAAGLSWSYPLTYVAMLLYVLTPPVLLHLLRQRVGLRQTWQRSDGQALLLIALAPLLLFAGLSLVKRIGLHWVLSFVPFVLMLLPGILSASVLNRLVKFFAGFALLHALVFVVVAQIPLETWQRTRLYSGLVLTVESQQLLDQLKPYEKDYVFASDGYSNAVTLGYNARRYFMVFGLASSHARHDDILTDVRSLDGRNILIVRKTAPQPEEYLPYFEEIRMQTIEVRGATFYLVLGRGFKYATYRDEVLTQIRQRYYAVPNWLPQTACYFCDRYFPGTACHKQNR; encoded by the coding sequence ATGACATATAAACGCTTCCTGCTGATACTCGGCCTCACCTTGCTTTTCCGCTTCTGGCTGGCGGTGGCGTTGCCGATCACGGGTGATGAGGCCTACTTCATCTGGTGGGGCAAGATTCCCGATTGGGGGTTTTACGATCATCCGCCGATGATCGGCTGGTGGCTGGCAGCGCTGCTGCAGGTTTCCGATGCGGCATGGTGGCTGCGCCTGCCCGCGACCTTGCTGCCGGTCGCCATGGCATTTGCCGTGGCGCGCCATTTCCGGGCACAGGGAGAAAACGTGGCCTGGGGAACGGCAACCCTGATACTGCTTGCGCCGCTGCACTTCTGGAACGTCATCGTCACCACCGATACCGCGCTGGTGTTCTTTTCCTTCTTTTCGGCACTCGCTTTCCTTCGCGCTGCGCGTGATGACGACTGGCGCTATTACCTGCTTGCCGGCGTGCTGCTGGCAGGTGCCGTACTCTCCAAGTATTTCGTGGCGCTGCTGGGTTTCGCCTATTTGCTGCACGCGCTGATCCGCCCGAATTCGCGCAAGTGGCGCGGCCTGCTGTTGTGCTACGCGATGGTCGTGCCGGCCTTGCTGCTGATGGTTTGGTGGAATGCCGGCCATTGCTGGCCAAACTACATGTTCAACTTCGTCAATCGGCATGAGAATGCGGCGGGATTGTCCTGGTCCTATCCGCTGACCTATGTGGCGATGTTGCTGTATGTGCTGACACCACCGGTCCTGCTGCATTTGCTGCGCCAGCGCGTCGGCTTGCGCCAGACCTGGCAGCGCAGTGACGGCCAGGCGCTGCTGCTGATTGCCCTGGCTCCGTTGCTGCTGTTTGCCGGCCTGTCGCTGGTCAAGCGCATCGGCCTGCATTGGGTGCTGTCCTTCGTCCCCTTCGTGCTGATGCTGTTGCCAGGGATTTTGAGCGCGTCCGTCCTGAACCGACTGGTCAAGTTCTTTGCCGGCTTTGCCCTGCTTCACGCCTTGGTTTTTGTGGTCGTCGCCCAGATTCCGCTGGAAACCTGGCAGCGCACGCGGCTGTACAGCGGGCTGGTGCTGACTGTCGAGTCGCAGCAACTGCTCGACCAGCTCAAGCCCTACGAAAAGGATTACGTCTTTGCCAGCGATGGCTATTCCAATGCCGTCACCCTGGGTTATAACGCCAGGCGTTACTTCATGGTGTTCGGTCTGGCTTCCAGCCATGCGCGTCATGACGACATTCTGACCGACGTGCGCAGCCTGGATGGGCGCAACATCCTGATCGTGAGAAAAACGGCGCCGCAGCCCGAGGAATATCTGCCTTATTTTGAAGAAATCAGGATGCAGACGATCGAAGTGCGTGGCGCCACTTTTTATCTTGTGCTCGGCCGCGGCTTCAAATATGCGACGTATCGCGACGAAGTGCTCACGCAGATTCGCCAAAGGTATTACGCTGTGCCAAACTGGCTACCGCAGACGGCTTGTTATTTCTGTGATCGTTACTTCCCCGGGACGGCATGTCACAAGCAAAACAGGTAA